One window of Oncorhynchus masou masou isolate Uvic2021 chromosome 33, UVic_Omas_1.1, whole genome shotgun sequence genomic DNA carries:
- the LOC135527850 gene encoding leucine-rich repeat and transmembrane domain-containing protein 1 has product MTAVVAVSILLSLLLPLSLSCPKGCVCDGRTKVVDCRGRGLYDIPRHLQPDTLELHLQDNRIRGLGSMAFRDTPLLRVLDLSNNSITSVSPSTLLGLRGLQRLSLASNALRELDRRLLGPIRSLSHLDLSHNSLTGLPGAMGESLRNLSQLGLAHNRLQRLDKSLLENLEGLGHLSLKGNPWRCDCQVIGLKLWLETFLFRGGVVDEVSCSKPEEMKDKDLQNVPYQLFHSCMTTSYNYLFSNIHHLESDRSNRGHTHGNTHGNGNPHGPLGMGEGYGGGGSGLPECEPKQRPRPVNLRHAIATVIVTGVVCGIVLMMMLAAAVYGCAYAALMAKYQRELKKSEETSKGDHGSADEKEPLENAIA; this is encoded by the exons ATGACAG ctgttgTAGCAgtatctatcctcctctccctcctcctccctctatccctctcctgtCCTAAGGGTTGTGTCTGTGACGGCCGGACGAAAGTCGTCGACTGCCGAGGGCGGGGCTTATATGACATCCCTCGCCATCTCCAACCCGACACTCTAGAACTCCATCTCCAGGACAACCGTATCCGAGGGCTGGGTTCCATGGCATTCCGAGACACGCCCCTGCTGCGTGTTTTGGACCTATCCAATAATTCCATCacgtctgtgtctccctctacactactCGGTCTGAGAGGGCTACAACGTCTCAGTCTGGCCAGTAATGCCCTGAGAGAACTGGACAGAAGACTGCTAGGGCCAATACGATCTCTATCACACCTAGATCTGTCCCACAACAG TCTGACGGGTCTGCCTGGAGCTATGGGGGAGAGCCTGAGGAACCTGTCCCAGCTAGGGCTAGCCCACAACAGGCTGCAGCGGCTGGACAAGTCCCTACTGGAGAACCTGGAGGGCCTAGGTCATCTAAGCCTGAAAGGGAACCCCTGGAGGTGTGACTGCCAGGTCATAGGCCTCAAACTGTGGCTGGAGACCTTCCTCTTCAGAG gTGGAGTGGTGGATGAGGTCTCCTGCTCCAAACCAGAGGAGATGAAGGACAAAGATCTCCAGAATGTTCCCTACCAGCTCTTCCATTCCTGCATGACCACCAGCTACAACTACCTGTTCTCCAACATACACCACCTGGAGTCTGACAGGTCCAACAGGGGTCACACCCACGGCAACACACACGGCAATGGCAACCCGCACGGCCCCCTGGGAATGGGGGAGGGGTATGGAGGAGGGGGAAGTGGTCTCCCTGAGTGCGAGCCCAAGCAGAGACCTCGCCCGGTGAACCTGCGTCATGCCATCGCCACGGTGATCGTGACTGGCGTGGTGTGTGGCATCGTGTTGATGATGATGCTGGCTGCAGCGGTGTACGGCTGTGCCTACGCCGCCCTCATGGCCAAGTACCAGCGGGAGCTGAAGAAGAGTGAGGAGACGAGTAAGGGCGATCATGGCAGCGCAGACGAGAAGGAACCACTGGAGAACGCTATCGCCTAG